Part of the Bradyrhizobium sp. AZCC 1721 genome, AGCCCCTTGACCTTGTTGCGTTGTGTGAGAAATCAACCAGCGAACTCGCGGACCTGTTCGCTGCCGGACGCGGCTCGCGCGACTGGTCGGGCCACGCCGCACTGGCTCAAGAGCTGCTCGGTGACGATCCGGCCAGGATCGTTGACGCGCTCAAGGGGGCGATTCGCGCCGGTGCCGCTCCTGCCGACCTTGGCCAATCCCTCGCCTACGCGGCAGCGCTCAGGGTGGCGCGCTTCGGCAATGCCAACGAGCACGCCGACTGGGAGACGGCGCATCACGTTTTCACCTACGCCAACGCAGTCCACCAGTTGCTGATCCGCATCGGGACTGCCAGCATCGACACTCACGTCACGGCCGTGCGCGGCATATTGCACGGAGCGATGGCGCTCTACCTTGCTCGCTATCTCAATGTGCCGCCGGCGCGCATCCCGGGCGACGGCGGCGAGCAGCTCGATGATCTGCCCGCGGATCCAGAGACGATCAGCGCCGCCTTGCTCGACGCCTTCGACCGGCAGAGACAGGTCGATCTCGCCGCACGCCTGGTGGCACGGCATCTCACGCTCGGCCATTCGCCGCAGGCGTTGATCGCTACGCTCGCGCATGCGGTGCTGCGAGAAGATGCAGGCTTCCATGCGTATCAGATGCTGGAGGCGGGAGTCCGGCAGTTCGGCGCGTGGCGCGACACGGACGAGGGCCGGCACATCCTGATCGCGGTTGCCCGCTATCTGGCGGCCCATTCACCGACAGAACGCGCCTCTCTGCAGACAGCCGACATCGCCCGCCGCTTGATGCGGGGTGGCGAGCTGCATCAAGAGGCTGGATCGTCCTGAGGTCACGCGCTGAGGGCGCACTAAGGGCGATCTGAAGTGACAAAGGCCTGCGCGCCTCAAGGGCGCGACCTCGCGCAGGCGCTGGCGGAGATTCCGATCGAGCCATCCTGCTTCTGCCGACGAATGGGCATGGCAGCCGCGTAGTCGTTCTCGGCTCCAGTTTGGATTGGGCCTTTGGCCGAAACCAGCCTGTCGTCGCATCGGTTGTCTGCGGCAGAGCGAAGATCGGTCCGCGCTCTCTTCGCGGCTGCTTTTGGACCCGAGTCGGACATCGGGGCACTGGCTTGTACTAGTTGTTTGTGCGGCACCCTGGCCAATGTGAGCTCTTTTGGATGGGCGTGGGATCGTGTAGTCTTGTTTAGAGCTGCTCTTCGAGACGGGACGTGCCGACGTCTTCGTTCGAGGCGAATTGGCAGCGGGGAATGCCGTCGGCAGGCATCGCACTCTCAATAGAACCGACAGTCCTTTTGTGCCGGTATCGAGCACTCGCCGTGCCGCACGGGCACGCGAAATGCTTGCTTTGACTGCGACGAGGGAGCGGCACGCAACCACCTTAACGAACGTACCGTCGAGCAACCATTGCGGCCGTGTGGGCTGCGGGAGTGGGCATTGCGCGCAACGAAGGGAGGAGCTGCAACATGATGAAATCCACACTGTTAATGGGACTCGCGGGGCTATCCGCCTTGGCGCTCACCGCGGTGTCTACAGATGCAAACGCGCAGGAAAAAGTCCGCTGGAAGATGCAGAGCGCGTTTGGCAGCCAACTGCCACACCTGGGGCCCCCGGGCGTGCGCTTCTCGAAGAATGTCGAACGGTTGTCGGGCGGAAAATTGGAGATCAAGTTCTACGAGCCCGGCGCGCTGATCCCGCCGCTGGAGTGCTTCGACGCGGTATCGAAGGGCTCGATCGAAGCGTGCTGGACGACGCCGGGCTACCACACGGGCAAGTACCCCGCGCTCGCCTTCTTCACCACCGTGCCGTTCGGCCCGCCCGTCGGCGAGTTCTTTGGCTGGAAGTGGTTCGGCGGCGGCAACCAGTTGCGCGATGAGATCTACGCCAAGCACGGCCTGATTGCGATCGACTCCAGCGCCATCGCACCCGAGACCTCCGGCTGGTTCCGCAGAGAGATCAAGTCGGTCGAGGAGTTGAAGGGGCTGAAGATGCGGTTCTTCGGCCTTGGCGCACAGGTGATGCAGAAGCTCGGCGTCTCCACTCAGTTGTTGGCAGCGGCTGACATCTATCCTGCGCTGGAGCGCGGCGTGATCGAGGCGACCGAGTTCTCAATGCCGACGATGGACACCAAGTTGGGCTTCCATCAGATCGCCAAGTTCAACTATTTCCCGGGCTGGCACCAGCAGGTCTCGGTGGGCGAGCTTCTGATGAACAAGGCGGCCTGGGATGCGCTGTCGGATCAGAACAA contains:
- a CDS encoding TRAP transporter substrate-binding protein; the protein is MMKSTLLMGLAGLSALALTAVSTDANAQEKVRWKMQSAFGSQLPHLGPPGVRFSKNVERLSGGKLEIKFYEPGALIPPLECFDAVSKGSIEACWTTPGYHTGKYPALAFFTTVPFGPPVGEFFGWKWFGGGNQLRDEIYAKHGLIAIDSSAIAPETSGWFRREIKSVEELKGLKMRFFGLGAQVMQKLGVSTQLLAAADIYPALERGVIEATEFSMPTMDTKLGFHQIAKFNYFPGWHQQVSVGELLMNKAAWDALSDQNKAIIEIALGENIMRNYAESDHAQFAAMAEMRDKYNVQVKRWSDQDLATLEKAWLEVLAEESAKDPLFKKVADHYLDYRKKFKVWGDSQTMKATYLKD